A genomic window from Meleagris gallopavo isolate NT-WF06-2002-E0010 breed Aviagen turkey brand Nicholas breeding stock chromosome 23, Turkey_5.1, whole genome shotgun sequence includes:
- the LOC100546006 gene encoding F-box only protein 6-like, which translates to MATISDLPEDVLVELLSLLPARDLLRACRLVCSQWRDVVDLATLWKRKCQREGFYVQSLDRSIADWKVFYLLCKLKRNLIKNPRAEENFTHWKLDQNGGDMWKIEDLPGPLGKELPDSEVHKYFVTSFGPCFKSQLITLQEEGYWNELMDEKRPEIVVKDWYAARFDCGCRYELRVRLLSENYIVLEEFCPEPVVIEQWSDAMWREISHTFSNYPAGVRYIWFQHGGQDTQFWAGWYGIRVTNSSITIGPQTLKANEDTI; encoded by the exons ATGGCCACCATCAGTGACCTCCCCGAGGATgtgctggtggagctgctgtccctgctgcccgCCCGGGATCTGCTCCGTGCCTGCAGGCTGGTGTGCTCCCAATGGCGAGACGTGGTGGACCTCGCCACCCTCTGGAAGCGCAAGTGCCAACGCGAGGGGTTCTACGTGCAGAGCTTGGACAGGAGCATCGCCGACTGGAAGGTTTTCTACCTGCTGTGCAAGCTGAAGAGGAACTTGATCAAAAACCCCCGAGCCGAAG AGAACTTTACGCACTGGAAACTTGATCAGAATGGAGGAGATATGTGGAAGATCGAGGATCTGCCTGGACCTCTGGGGAAAGAGCTGCCAGACTCAGAAGTCCACAAATACTTTGTCACTTCGTTTGG GCCATGCTTCAAATCTCAACTGATTACCCTGCAGGAAGAAGGGTACTGGAATGAGCTGATGGATGAGAAACGGCCTGAAATTGTAGTCAAGGACTG GTATGCTGCCAGATTTGACTGTGGTTGTCGCTATGAGCTCAGAGTGAGGCTGCTTTCTGAAAACTACATTGTGCTTGAGGAGTTCTGTCCTGAGCCAGTGGTCATAGAGCAGTGGAGTGACGCAATGTGGAGAGAG ATTTCCCACACTTTCAGCAATTACCCAGCTGGAGTTCGTTACATCTGGTTTCAGCATGGAGGCCAAGATACCCAATTCTGGGCAGGATGGTACGGGATCAGGGTGACGAACAGCAGCATTACTATTGGGCCACAAACATTGAAGGCGAATGAAGACACAATATAA